Proteins encoded by one window of Phenylobacterium soli:
- a CDS encoding class I SAM-dependent methyltransferase has protein sequence MIKRALDLGCGSAPQNPFSAEEVYGVDIREDAAARVVQADLAIEPIPFEDDFFDVVTAFDFIEHVPRILYAPGRRFPFVELMNEIWRVLKPGGAFLSYTPAFPAGPAWRDPTHVNIITEETFPLYFDDQRRMAAMYGFKGYFRIQSQKRHDNGVHLVTVMNKVVPAAATPAVEAPDFTAVAPPEG, from the coding sequence GTGATCAAGAGAGCACTCGACCTGGGCTGCGGTTCGGCGCCCCAGAACCCGTTCTCCGCCGAGGAGGTCTATGGCGTCGACATCCGCGAGGACGCCGCCGCGCGGGTAGTGCAGGCGGACCTGGCGATCGAGCCGATCCCCTTCGAGGACGACTTCTTCGACGTGGTCACCGCCTTCGACTTCATCGAGCACGTGCCGCGCATCCTCTACGCGCCGGGGCGGCGGTTCCCGTTCGTCGAGCTGATGAACGAGATCTGGCGGGTGCTGAAGCCGGGCGGGGCGTTCCTGTCCTACACCCCGGCCTTCCCCGCCGGGCCGGCGTGGCGCGACCCGACGCACGTCAACATCATCACCGAGGAGACCTTCCCCCTCTACTTCGACGACCAGCGCCGGATGGCCGCGATGTACGGGTTCAAGGGCTATTTCCGGATCCAGAGCCAGAAGCGCCACGACAACGGCGTCCACCTAGTGACGGTGATGAACAAGGTCGTGCCCGCGGCCGCCACGCCCGCGGTCGAGGCGCCGGACTTCACGGCCGTCGCGCCGCCGGAAGGCTAG
- a CDS encoding helix-turn-helix domain-containing protein yields the protein MADDIDVHLGRRLRRRRRLLGLTQQELAHACGVRFQQIQKYECAANRMSAARVWQLAEVLEVPVSYFFEGFAEAQAQGMEESGEIFSRKETRDLVRAYYQLGERPRRRLLDLAKSLNGDIEGESCS from the coding sequence ATGGCGGACGATATCGATGTGCATCTGGGACGGCGGCTTCGGCGTCGGCGGCGGTTGCTGGGCCTGACCCAGCAGGAGCTCGCGCACGCCTGCGGCGTCCGCTTCCAGCAGATCCAGAAGTACGAATGCGCCGCCAACCGCATGTCGGCCGCCCGCGTCTGGCAGCTGGCCGAGGTGCTCGAGGTGCCGGTCAGCTACTTCTTCGAAGGCTTCGCCGAGGCCCAGGCCCAGGGCATGGAAGAGAGCGGCGAGATCTTCTCGCGCAAGGAGACGCGCGACCTGGTGCGCGCCTACTACCAGCTTGGCGAGCGCCCGCGTCGCCGCCTGCTCGACCTCGCCAAGTCGCTGAACGGCGACATCGAGGGCGAGAGCTGTTCCTAA
- a CDS encoding DUF6580 family putative transport protein: protein MSKIAQKLSALGLTRAGALAAIAAVCLYRIVPHLPNLTPVGAMFVLGGLYLGGGLMWMAAPFIGLLISDTVLNLAFDGRAVHPDRAFDYLAFALIALGARWAAKRPAAARIGVVVGAPVAFFLVSNFGVWLAGGMYAHTPAGLAECYTAALPFFRGTLFGDWLFAGAGMLMLEGLKTREARTAALAA, encoded by the coding sequence ATGTCGAAGATCGCCCAAAAGCTTTCCGCTCTCGGTCTGACCCGCGCCGGCGCCCTCGCCGCGATCGCCGCGGTGTGCCTCTACCGGATCGTCCCGCACCTGCCGAACCTGACGCCGGTCGGCGCGATGTTCGTGCTCGGCGGGCTCTATCTCGGCGGCGGGTTGATGTGGATGGCCGCGCCGTTCATCGGGCTGCTGATCTCCGACACCGTGCTGAACCTGGCCTTCGACGGCCGCGCCGTGCACCCGGACCGGGCGTTCGACTACCTGGCCTTCGCCCTCATCGCGCTCGGCGCCCGCTGGGCGGCCAAGCGTCCGGCCGCGGCCCGGATCGGCGTCGTCGTCGGCGCGCCGGTCGCCTTCTTCCTGGTCTCCAACTTCGGCGTCTGGCTGGCGGGCGGCATGTACGCCCACACCCCGGCGGGCCTGGCGGAATGCTACACCGCCGCCCTGCCCTTCTTCCGCGGCACCCTGTTCGGCGACTGGCTGTTCGCCGGCGCCGGCATGCTGATGCTGGAAGGCCTGAAGACCCGCGAAGCCAGGACCGCCGCCCTGGCGGCCTAG
- a CDS encoding ABC transporter permease: protein MKDMATQDEVVLPPQPRVYQGINWEGLKTLYLREVRRFWKVGMQTLAAPVVTALLYMLVFVVAVGGGRPVEGIAYGAFVAPGLIMMQVLSNAFANSSSSLLQAKFNGLMGDFMTPPLTPLEHLIGFGGGAATRGILVGAVAGLAVLPFAHITLAHPWAALFFGLGAALIMGFVGIMAGLWSEKFDHIAAVTNFVIMPMTFLSGTFYLIERLPEPFRTISQYNPIFYLIDGFRYGFIGHAEGSLTVGVSLTLALTLVTGFVCYRMFATGYKIKT, encoded by the coding sequence ATGAAGGACATGGCCACCCAAGACGAAGTCGTTCTGCCGCCCCAGCCCCGGGTCTATCAGGGGATCAACTGGGAGGGCCTGAAGACCCTCTATCTGCGGGAGGTGCGGCGCTTCTGGAAGGTGGGCATGCAGACGCTCGCCGCCCCGGTGGTGACGGCCCTGCTGTACATGCTGGTGTTCGTGGTGGCGGTCGGCGGCGGCCGGCCGGTGGAGGGCATCGCCTACGGCGCCTTCGTGGCGCCGGGCCTGATCATGATGCAGGTCCTCTCCAACGCCTTCGCCAACTCCTCGTCCTCGCTGCTACAGGCCAAGTTCAACGGCCTGATGGGCGACTTCATGACCCCGCCGCTCACCCCGTTGGAGCATCTGATCGGCTTCGGCGGCGGCGCGGCCACGCGGGGCATCCTGGTGGGCGCGGTCGCCGGCCTGGCGGTCCTGCCCTTCGCTCACATCACCCTCGCCCACCCCTGGGCGGCCCTGTTCTTCGGCCTCGGCGCGGCGCTGATCATGGGCTTCGTCGGGATCATGGCCGGGCTCTGGTCGGAGAAGTTCGACCACATCGCGGCGGTGACCAACTTCGTCATCATGCCGATGACGTTCCTCTCGGGGACCTTCTACCTGATCGAGCGCCTGCCCGAGCCGTTCCGCACGATCAGCCAGTACAATCCGATCTTCTATCTGATCGACGGCTTCCGGTACGGCTTCATCGGCCACGCCGAAGGCTCGCTCACGGTCGGCGTCTCGCTGACCCTGGCCCTGACCCTCGTCACCGGCTTCGTCTGCTACCGGATGTTCGCCACGGGCTACAAGATCAAGACCTGA
- the argF gene encoding ornithine carbamoyltransferase: MTQPVRHFIDLWKLENADVRAILDDARTRKAARLGWPKGQPDADKPAEHRTLAMIFEKHSTRTRFSFDAAMRQLGGHVIISNAADMQLGRGEPIEDTAKVLSRMVDAIMVRANVHEDLERLALNASVPVINGLSDKGHPCQIIADLLTIEERLGPVSGKTLAWVGDGNNVCASFIHAAPKLGYRLRIASPAVYHPDLVDLARAAEQQGLIETTEDPREAVKGAHAVITDTWVSMGDTDHDERMDALEPYQVDEELMSLADSKALFLHCLPAHRGEEVVDEVIDGPQSVVIDEAENRIHAQKSILAWCFGKI, from the coding sequence ATGACCCAGCCCGTCAGACACTTCATCGATCTCTGGAAGCTAGAGAACGCGGACGTCCGCGCGATCCTCGACGACGCGCGCACCCGCAAGGCCGCGCGCCTCGGGTGGCCGAAGGGTCAGCCGGACGCGGACAAGCCGGCCGAGCACCGGACCCTCGCCATGATCTTCGAGAAGCACTCCACGCGGACCCGCTTCTCGTTCGACGCGGCCATGCGCCAGCTCGGCGGCCACGTGATCATCTCCAACGCCGCCGACATGCAGCTCGGCCGCGGCGAGCCGATCGAGGACACCGCCAAGGTGCTGTCGCGCATGGTCGACGCCATCATGGTCCGCGCCAACGTCCACGAGGACCTGGAGCGGCTGGCGCTGAACGCCTCGGTGCCGGTGATCAACGGCCTGTCGGACAAGGGCCACCCCTGCCAGATCATCGCCGACCTGCTGACCATCGAGGAGCGGCTGGGGCCGGTGTCGGGCAAGACCCTGGCCTGGGTGGGCGACGGCAACAACGTCTGCGCCAGCTTCATCCACGCCGCGCCCAAGCTCGGCTACCGGCTGCGCATCGCCAGCCCGGCGGTCTATCACCCGGACCTGGTCGACCTCGCCCGCGCCGCCGAGCAGCAGGGCCTGATCGAGACCACCGAGGATCCGCGCGAAGCGGTGAAAGGCGCGCACGCCGTCATCACCGACACCTGGGTCTCCATGGGCGACACCGACCATGACGAGCGGATGGACGCGCTCGAGCCCTATCAGGTGGACGAGGAGCTGATGAGCCTCGCCGACTCCAAGGCCCTGTTCCTCCACTGCCTGCCCGCCCACCGGGGCGAGGAAGTGGTCGACGAGGTCATCGACGGGCCGCAGAGCGTCGTCATCGACGAGGCCGAGAACCGCATCCACGCCCAGAAGTCGATCCTGGCGTGGTGCTTCGGGAAGATCTGA
- a CDS encoding DUF2093 domain-containing protein, with protein sequence MNAHDRDFASQDLAVLHYGDGEFAVLKPGRFVLCAVTGQKIPLEALRYWSAPLQEAYAGPAEALKRWQETSNPA encoded by the coding sequence ATGAACGCCCACGATCGCGATTTCGCCAGCCAGGACCTCGCCGTGCTGCACTATGGCGACGGCGAGTTCGCCGTCCTCAAGCCCGGCCGCTTCGTGCTCTGCGCCGTCACCGGCCAGAAGATCCCGCTGGAAGCCCTGCGCTACTGGAGCGCGCCGCTGCAGGAGGCCTACGCCGGCCCGGCGGAGGCGCTGAAGCGCTGGCAGGAAACCAGCAACCCGGCCTAG
- a CDS encoding lysophospholipid acyltransferase family protein — protein sequence MAKASFGQHLLWRLEAFAYDVVEALARAFPIDAVSDFGSALFRRLGPLTSSHRVAETNLRIAFPAASDAEIARLLDEQWGQLGRWAAEFPILDRIVADPARVEVVGAERLKAIAEGGGPVVFISGHFSSFELMPAVILHAGITCQITYRATNNPYVDARIHRARTRYGVELFAPKGLEGARELIRALSRGESVALMNDQKFNGGIAAPLFGVMAHTAPGPSTFALRFKIPLQPMSVERIGKTHFRVTAHEPIWLDDTGDRDADLEAGVRKVNAFMEERILAQPTQWFWVHKRWPNEIYKKSSSHA from the coding sequence ATGGCCAAGGCTTCCTTCGGACAGCATCTCCTCTGGCGGCTCGAGGCGTTCGCCTACGATGTCGTGGAGGCGCTCGCCCGCGCCTTCCCCATCGATGCGGTGTCCGATTTCGGATCAGCCCTGTTCCGCAGGCTCGGCCCGCTGACCTCCTCGCACCGGGTGGCCGAGACCAACCTGCGGATCGCCTTTCCGGCGGCCTCGGACGCCGAGATCGCGCGCCTCCTGGACGAACAGTGGGGCCAGCTCGGCCGCTGGGCGGCGGAGTTCCCGATCCTCGACCGCATCGTCGCCGATCCCGCCCGGGTCGAGGTGGTCGGCGCCGAGCGGCTGAAGGCCATCGCCGAGGGCGGCGGGCCGGTGGTGTTCATCTCCGGCCACTTCTCGTCCTTCGAGCTGATGCCGGCCGTCATCCTGCACGCCGGCATCACCTGCCAGATCACCTACCGCGCCACCAACAACCCCTATGTGGACGCCCGCATCCACCGGGCCCGCACGCGCTACGGCGTCGAGCTCTTCGCGCCCAAGGGCCTGGAAGGCGCCCGCGAGCTGATCCGCGCCCTCTCGCGCGGGGAGTCGGTGGCGCTGATGAACGACCAGAAGTTCAACGGCGGCATCGCCGCGCCGCTGTTCGGGGTCATGGCCCATACCGCGCCCGGCCCTTCGACCTTCGCCCTGCGCTTCAAGATCCCGCTGCAGCCGATGAGCGTCGAGCGGATCGGCAAGACCCACTTCCGCGTCACCGCCCACGAGCCGATCTGGCTCGACGACACCGGCGACCGGGACGCCGACCTCGAGGCCGGCGTGCGCAAGGTCAACGCCTTCATGGAAGAGCGCATCCTCGCCCAGCCGACCCAGTGGTTCTGGGTCCACAAGCGCTGGCCGAACGAGATCTACAAGAAATCGTCCTCCCACGCGTAG
- the xseA gene encoding exodeoxyribonuclease VII large subunit, with translation MTDVAPEASPDTVAQDGNARPYSVSELAFALKRTLEDAYGFVRLRGELSKVTHHSNGHVYLTLKDERAAIDGVVWKGQVRGLSIRPEQGLEVIVTGKITAYPAGSRYQIVIETMEAAGMGALLAQLERLKARLAAEGLFAPERKKPLPSMPAVVGVVTSPTGAVIRDILHRIRDRWPCRVVVWPVVVQGDAAAAQVSAAIRGFCALGPAAGVPRPDVLIVARGGGSVEDLWPFNDEGLARTVADCPIPLISAVGHETDTTLIDFVSDRRAPTPTAAAEMATPVLAELKALVGDLGSRMHRCGGRVVEDRRARVIHAERALQRVPDLVRLAEQRFDIVSGRLGAALAKNAAAHERDLVRVASRLSPLLLQRPQAVQRQRLDAVAQRLQPAAERRLARAGERLEALGKLLVSVDPDRPLQRGFARVARADGSLVRSGAELVSGETVAMTFGDKVTRSAVVDGQGPAGGGDPVAKPAPKPAKPKARPGPAATSVQGDLF, from the coding sequence ATGACCGACGTCGCGCCCGAGGCCTCTCCCGACACCGTCGCCCAGGATGGCAACGCCCGGCCCTATTCGGTGTCGGAGCTGGCGTTCGCGCTGAAGCGGACGCTGGAGGACGCCTACGGGTTCGTCCGCCTGCGGGGCGAGCTGTCCAAGGTCACTCATCACTCCAACGGCCACGTCTACCTGACCCTCAAGGACGAGCGGGCGGCGATCGACGGGGTGGTCTGGAAGGGCCAGGTGCGCGGGCTGTCGATCCGGCCCGAGCAGGGGCTGGAAGTGATCGTCACCGGCAAGATCACCGCCTATCCCGCCGGCTCTCGCTACCAGATCGTCATCGAGACCATGGAAGCGGCGGGCATGGGCGCCCTGCTCGCCCAGCTCGAGCGGCTGAAGGCCCGGCTCGCGGCCGAGGGCCTGTTCGCACCGGAGCGCAAGAAGCCCCTGCCCTCGATGCCCGCCGTGGTCGGGGTGGTGACCAGCCCGACGGGCGCGGTGATCCGCGACATCCTGCACCGCATCCGCGACCGCTGGCCGTGCCGGGTGGTGGTCTGGCCGGTGGTGGTGCAGGGCGATGCGGCCGCGGCCCAGGTGTCGGCGGCGATCCGCGGCTTCTGCGCCCTGGGACCGGCGGCCGGCGTCCCGCGGCCCGACGTCCTGATCGTGGCGCGCGGCGGCGGCTCGGTGGAGGACCTGTGGCCGTTCAACGACGAGGGCCTGGCGCGCACCGTCGCCGACTGCCCGATCCCGCTGATCAGCGCCGTGGGCCACGAGACCGACACCACCCTCATCGACTTCGTGTCCGACCGGCGCGCCCCGACCCCCACGGCGGCGGCCGAAATGGCGACGCCGGTGCTGGCCGAGCTGAAGGCGCTGGTGGGCGACCTGGGCAGCCGGATGCACCGCTGCGGCGGGCGCGTGGTGGAGGACCGCCGCGCGCGGGTGATCCACGCCGAGCGGGCGCTGCAGCGGGTCCCCGATCTGGTGCGGCTTGCCGAGCAGCGGTTCGACATCGTCTCCGGCCGGCTCGGCGCGGCCCTGGCCAAGAACGCCGCCGCCCACGAACGCGACCTCGTGCGGGTGGCCTCGCGCCTCTCGCCGCTCCTTCTCCAGCGGCCCCAGGCGGTGCAGCGCCAGCGGCTTGATGCCGTGGCCCAGCGGCTGCAGCCCGCCGCCGAGCGGCGCCTCGCCCGGGCCGGCGAGCGGCTGGAGGCGCTGGGCAAGCTGCTGGTCAGCGTCGATCCCGACCGGCCCCTGCAGCGCGGCTTCGCGCGGGTAGCGCGGGCCGACGGCAGCCTGGTGCGCTCGGGCGCCGAGCTGGTGAGCGGCGAGACGGTCGCCATGACTTTCGGCGACAAGGTGACCCGCAGCGCCGTGGTGGACGGTCAGGGGCCCGCCGGCGGCGGCGATCCCGTCGCCAAGCCGGCTCCGAAGCCCGCCAAGCCGAAGGCCAGGCCAGGCCCGGCCGCAACCTCGGTGCAGGGCGATCTGTTCTGA
- the gcrA gene encoding cell cycle sigma 70 cofactor GcrA, which yields MGWTDERVELLKKLWQEGLSASQIAKQLGGVTRNAVIGKVHRLGLSGRAAPSKPARTVFKAPRPARPAAAPSAPRRLAEPATLAPAPSPVRYVDEEPGTATVLTLGAHMCKWPIGDPALDNFTFCGRRTDETGPYCHEHAQVAYQPAQAKKKSSAAELARSLRRYI from the coding sequence ATGGGTTGGACTGACGAACGGGTCGAGCTCCTGAAGAAGCTCTGGCAGGAGGGTCTCTCCGCCAGTCAGATCGCCAAGCAGCTGGGGGGAGTCACCCGCAACGCTGTGATCGGCAAGGTGCACCGCCTGGGCCTCTCCGGCCGCGCGGCGCCGTCCAAGCCCGCCCGCACGGTGTTCAAGGCGCCGCGCCCGGCCCGTCCGGCGGCGGCTCCCTCGGCCCCGCGCCGGCTGGCCGAGCCCGCGACCCTGGCGCCGGCGCCCTCGCCGGTTCGCTACGTGGACGAGGAGCCGGGCACGGCCACCGTGCTGACCCTCGGCGCCCACATGTGCAAGTGGCCGATCGGCGATCCGGCCCTGGACAACTTCACCTTCTGCGGCCGCCGCACGGACGAGACCGGCCCCTACTGCCACGAGCACGCCCAGGTGGCCTATCAGCCCGCCCAGGCGAAGAAGAAGAGCTCCGCCGCCGAATTGGCCCGCTCGCTGCGTCGGTACATCTGA
- a CDS encoding aspartate aminotransferase family protein — translation MGVYQRAPLAFERGEGARLYTAEGEAYLDCMAGIAVNALGHAHPKLVQALKDQAEKLWHVSNIFTIPGQQTLAGMLTDATFADVVFFTNSGTEAIECAIKTARKHHWANGQPERIDIIGFEGSFHGRTIAAVNASGNAGYLEGFGPRLPGFVQLPFGDLDAIREAVGPTTAAIILEPVQGEGGARAWSEATLRAIRQLCDETGTLLIYDEIQCGLGRTGRLFAYEWLDGAADPDIMAVAKALGGGFPVGACLATVDAAKGMTPGSHGSTYGGNPLAMAVGIAAVEELTKPELLAHVREVAGYFTQQLSGLKDRYPDVVADIRGKGLLIGVKLVTPNREFMQHARDQHLLIAGGGENCVRLLPPLTLTLDEAREAIEKFERACEAAQAKAKAAA, via the coding sequence ATGGGCGTCTATCAGCGCGCCCCGCTGGCGTTCGAGCGAGGCGAAGGCGCGCGCCTCTACACCGCCGAGGGCGAGGCCTACCTCGACTGCATGGCCGGCATCGCGGTGAACGCGCTCGGCCACGCCCACCCCAAGCTCGTCCAGGCCCTGAAGGACCAGGCCGAGAAGCTGTGGCACGTCTCCAACATCTTCACGATCCCGGGCCAGCAGACGCTCGCCGGCATGCTGACCGACGCGACCTTCGCCGACGTGGTGTTCTTCACCAACTCGGGGACCGAGGCGATCGAGTGCGCCATCAAGACCGCGCGTAAGCACCACTGGGCCAACGGCCAGCCCGAGCGCATCGATATCATCGGCTTCGAGGGCTCGTTCCACGGCCGCACCATCGCGGCGGTGAACGCCTCGGGCAACGCCGGCTACCTCGAGGGCTTCGGCCCGCGCCTGCCGGGCTTCGTCCAGCTGCCGTTCGGCGACCTCGACGCGATCCGGGAAGCGGTCGGCCCGACCACCGCGGCGATCATCCTCGAGCCCGTGCAGGGCGAGGGCGGCGCGCGGGCGTGGTCGGAGGCGACCTTGCGCGCCATCCGCCAGCTCTGCGACGAGACCGGGACGCTGCTGATCTACGACGAGATCCAGTGCGGCCTCGGCCGCACCGGCCGCCTCTTCGCCTACGAGTGGCTCGACGGGGCCGCCGACCCGGACATCATGGCCGTGGCCAAGGCGCTCGGCGGCGGCTTCCCTGTCGGCGCCTGCCTCGCCACGGTCGATGCGGCCAAGGGCATGACCCCCGGCTCGCACGGCTCGACCTACGGCGGCAACCCGCTGGCTATGGCCGTCGGCATCGCCGCGGTCGAGGAGCTGACCAAGCCCGAGCTGCTCGCCCATGTGCGCGAGGTGGCCGGCTACTTCACCCAGCAGCTTTCGGGCCTGAAGGACCGCTACCCGGACGTGGTCGCCGACATCCGCGGCAAGGGCCTGCTGATCGGCGTCAAGCTGGTGACGCCGAACCGCGAGTTCATGCAGCACGCCCGCGACCAGCACCTGCTGATCGCCGGCGGCGGCGAGAACTGCGTGCGCCTCCTGCCGCCGCTCACCCTCACTCTCGACGAGGCCCGCGAGGCCATCGAGAAGTTCGAGCGCGCCTGCGAGGCCGCCCAGGCCAAGGCCAAGGCCGCCGCCTGA
- a CDS encoding Hsp33 family molecular chaperone: protein MWGRMTTVSDDLVGAFQIEGEPVRGRLARLGPAIHEILTGHSYPEPVANLLGEACALAALVGSNMKFEGRLIVQAQGSGPVRYVVADYDTSGGLRGYCRYSEEEVAKACEGFQRPGARSLLGDGVFIMTIDQGEDMDRYQGVTAIEGETLALCAEQYFAQSEQTPTRILLAVGQADDGQGPKWRAGGVLIQHIAGDDARGSTQEAWDRTQALFETIGEDELIDPELASNTLLWRLFHEDGVRVFGSKMLRAFCRCSQHRIETVLKSFPAADRAEMVEDDGKIRVTCEYCSRVYAVEPDSLDEAAA, encoded by the coding sequence ATATGGGGCCGCATGACGACAGTTTCCGATGACCTGGTCGGCGCCTTCCAGATCGAAGGCGAGCCCGTCCGCGGCCGCCTCGCCCGGCTGGGTCCCGCCATCCACGAGATCCTGACCGGCCACTCCTATCCGGAGCCGGTGGCCAACCTGCTGGGCGAAGCCTGCGCGCTCGCCGCCCTGGTGGGCTCCAACATGAAGTTCGAGGGTCGGCTGATCGTCCAGGCCCAGGGCTCGGGCCCGGTCCGCTACGTGGTCGCCGACTACGACACCTCCGGCGGGCTGCGCGGCTATTGCCGCTACTCCGAGGAGGAGGTCGCCAAGGCCTGCGAGGGCTTCCAGCGGCCCGGCGCGCGCTCGCTGCTCGGCGACGGCGTGTTCATCATGACCATCGACCAGGGCGAGGACATGGACCGCTACCAGGGCGTCACCGCCATCGAGGGCGAGACCCTGGCGCTTTGCGCCGAGCAGTACTTCGCCCAGTCCGAGCAGACGCCCACCCGCATCCTGCTGGCCGTCGGCCAGGCCGACGACGGCCAGGGCCCCAAGTGGCGCGCGGGCGGCGTGCTCATCCAGCACATCGCCGGCGACGACGCCCGCGGCTCGACCCAGGAGGCGTGGGACCGCACCCAGGCCCTCTTCGAGACCATCGGCGAGGACGAGCTGATCGACCCGGAGCTCGCCTCCAACACCCTGCTGTGGCGGCTCTTCCACGAGGACGGGGTGCGGGTGTTCGGCTCGAAGATGCTGCGCGCCTTCTGCCGCTGCTCGCAGCACCGCATCGAGACGGTGCTCAAGTCCTTCCCGGCCGCCGACCGCGCCGAGATGGTCGAGGACGACGGCAAGATCCGCGTCACCTGCGAGTACTGCAGCCGCGTCTATGCGGTCGAGCCCGACAGCCTCGACGAAGCGGCGGCCTGA
- the hisN gene encoding histidinol-phosphatase has product MPALSQDLIDELDAFLIELNHAAAGEILPRFRGDHGMVHKEGRWSFDPVTEADKGAERAIRKLVSERYPHHGFIGEEYGEDRPDADFVWVLDPVDGTRAFIAGLPLWTTLIGLRFEGRPVLGSIGQSYLDEIYIGHAGGSRLIRGGETTPLKVRPCLKLTDAIIATTDPEMCFTGAELGAWTQVRAAARLARLGCDAYAYAMVAAGTMDMVIEAGLQAWDIEAAIPLIEGAGGLVTDWRGQPVGQQGGQIAIAGDRACLDEALVALRRSAA; this is encoded by the coding sequence ATGCCGGCGCTGTCCCAAGACCTGATCGACGAGCTCGACGCCTTCCTGATCGAGCTCAACCACGCCGCCGCGGGCGAGATCCTGCCGAGATTCCGCGGCGACCACGGCATGGTCCACAAGGAAGGCCGCTGGAGCTTCGATCCGGTCACCGAGGCCGACAAGGGCGCCGAGCGGGCGATCCGCAAGCTGGTCTCCGAACGCTATCCGCACCACGGCTTCATCGGCGAGGAATATGGCGAGGACCGGCCGGACGCCGACTTCGTCTGGGTGCTCGATCCGGTGGACGGCACGCGGGCCTTCATCGCCGGCCTGCCGCTGTGGACCACGCTGATCGGCCTGCGGTTCGAGGGCCGGCCCGTGCTGGGCTCGATCGGTCAGTCCTATCTGGACGAGATCTACATCGGCCATGCGGGCGGCTCGCGCCTGATCCGCGGCGGCGAGACGACGCCCTTGAAGGTGCGTCCCTGCCTCAAGCTCACCGACGCCATCATCGCCACCACCGATCCGGAGATGTGCTTCACCGGCGCCGAGCTCGGCGCCTGGACACAGGTGCGCGCCGCCGCGCGGCTGGCGAGGCTCGGCTGCGACGCCTACGCCTACGCCATGGTGGCGGCCGGCACGATGGACATGGTGATCGAGGCGGGCCTCCAGGCCTGGGACATCGAGGCCGCCATCCCCCTGATCGAGGGCGCCGGGGGCCTGGTCACCGACTGGCGCGGACAGCCGGTCGGCCAGCAGGGCGGGCAGATCGCCATCGCCGGCGACCGCGCCTGCCTGGACGAGGCGCTGGTCGCCCTGCGGCGGTCCGCGGCCTGA